A part of Candidatus Babeliaceae bacterium genomic DNA contains:
- the rpmJ gene encoding 50S ribosomal protein L36: MKVRTSVKKICRDCRIINREGVVRVICKVNPRHKQRQG; this comes from the coding sequence ATGAAAGTTAGAACATCGGTAAAAAAAATTTGTCGGGATTGTCGTATTATAAATCGTGAAGGCGTTGTGCGCGTTATTTGTAAAGTGAATCCACGGCATAAACAACGTCAAGGATAA
- a CDS encoding DNA-directed RNA polymerase subunit alpha — translation MHRKEYRSLTIPRLSWNKETLTRTFGELTAQPLEPGFGITFGNALRRLLLGGVEGSAVTAVIIKGINNEFSALPGIVEDTMQVLLNIKEIVVRNKTGKSGKMVLNITHKDVATVADIECDEHLELINKDLIIAHIAQGGSLHIEFFVDNGRGYQPAQWPLGQALQEDGKIYLDAMFSPVRKVTYDVEKTRVGKEIDYDKLILSIHTDGTETPTEVLHYAVSVMRTQLEHFLINPEIPFNEISAVPVEEKNEALDEDHELGLKGVAVDILLKPIDVLEFSVRAHNCLINAGIKRIIDLVNLSEDKLLNIKNFGSKSFDEVIEGMKAFGLSLGMNIKEADLKKLHERTEHESSKR, via the coding sequence ATGCATAGAAAAGAGTATCGCTCCTTAACAATACCACGACTCAGTTGGAATAAAGAAACGCTTACGCGCACGTTTGGTGAGCTTACGGCGCAGCCATTGGAGCCCGGGTTTGGGATTACATTTGGCAATGCGTTACGCCGATTGCTTTTGGGGGGTGTTGAAGGATCAGCAGTTACTGCAGTCATTATTAAGGGTATTAATAATGAATTTTCCGCGTTGCCGGGCATTGTAGAAGATACTATGCAGGTTCTTCTCAATATTAAAGAAATTGTTGTAAGAAATAAGACCGGTAAGTCTGGTAAGATGGTTTTGAATATCACGCATAAAGATGTGGCTACGGTTGCAGATATTGAGTGTGATGAGCATCTCGAGCTTATTAATAAGGATCTTATTATTGCTCATATTGCTCAAGGTGGGTCCCTTCATATCGAATTTTTTGTTGATAATGGAAGAGGGTATCAGCCTGCTCAATGGCCTCTTGGTCAAGCTCTACAAGAAGATGGGAAAATATATCTTGATGCGATGTTTTCTCCTGTGAGAAAAGTTACGTACGATGTTGAAAAAACTCGTGTCGGTAAAGAAATCGATTATGATAAATTAATTTTATCGATTCATACCGATGGAACAGAAACCCCAACCGAAGTGTTGCATTATGCCGTTTCTGTTATGCGTACGCAATTAGAGCATTTTTTAATTAATCCAGAAATTCCTTTTAATGAAATTTCAGCAGTGCCTGTAGAAGAGAAAAATGAGGCGCTTGATGAAGATCATGAGTTAGGCTTAAAAGGTGTTGCTGTTGATATTTTGCTAAAACCAATAGATGTTTTAGAATTTTCTGTAAGAGCACATAATTGTCTTATAAATGCTGGTATTAAGCGCATTATTGATCTTGTTAACCTCAGCGAAGACAAGCTTTTGAACATTAAAAATTTTGGGTCAAAATCTTTTGATGAAGTCATAGAGGGCATGAAGGCATTCGGTCTTTCCTTAGGTATGAACATTAAGGAAGCTGATTTGAAAAAATTACACGAAAGAACAGAACATGAATCATCAAAACGGTAG
- the secY gene encoding preprotein translocase subunit SecY has protein sequence MVLLKNFKNIFFIPELTKKLLFTLGVLIVYRIGTFIPVIGINVALLAEHMNRLDAVGGLLSYLDLFSGGALQQCTLFALGVGPYITASIMMQMLSMTVPYLEQLAKEGEYGRKVINQYTRYLAFILSIGYSFGYATYLESVNLVISPGLAFKALFVMSLTVGALFVMWLGEQISLMGLGNGSSMIIFAGIVARFPEYVVRTIHAVQIGNMNIFIALGIAIFFIVLTACIVFLEKGDRKIPVQYARRIIGQRVYGGQSTYIPFKINTAGVMPVIFASSVLNVFVFPITMLSQKFEILKVITDVLKVNGFLYNVFTFGLIVFFTFFYTALVFNPVELADSMKKNGGFIPGIRPGKQTADFLDYILTRIGLVGAIYLGTLALLPNILMALVSMPFYLGGTSLLIVVGVALETSAQIESYLFDNKYEGFLASGKRIKGAVR, from the coding sequence GTGGTTTTGCTCAAAAACTTTAAAAATATTTTTTTTATTCCGGAATTAACTAAAAAACTTTTATTCACTCTGGGTGTTTTGATTGTTTATCGAATAGGTACATTTATACCAGTAATTGGTATAAATGTTGCTCTTTTGGCCGAACATATGAATCGCCTTGATGCAGTTGGGGGACTTTTAAGTTATTTAGATTTATTTTCAGGGGGTGCATTACAACAATGCACGCTTTTTGCTTTAGGTGTTGGTCCGTACATTACTGCTTCTATTATGATGCAGATGTTAAGCATGACGGTGCCATATTTAGAACAATTAGCTAAAGAAGGTGAATACGGACGTAAAGTTATTAATCAATATACAAGATACTTAGCATTTATTTTGAGTATTGGTTATAGCTTTGGTTATGCTACATATTTAGAAAGTGTTAATCTTGTTATTTCTCCTGGGCTTGCATTTAAGGCATTATTTGTGATGTCTTTAACAGTTGGTGCTTTGTTTGTTATGTGGCTTGGAGAGCAAATTTCATTGATGGGGCTTGGTAATGGCAGTTCTATGATAATATTTGCCGGTATTGTAGCTAGATTTCCTGAATATGTTGTTAGAACTATTCATGCGGTACAGATTGGTAATATGAATATTTTTATTGCTCTTGGTATAGCAATATTTTTTATTGTTTTAACAGCTTGTATTGTATTTTTAGAAAAGGGCGATCGTAAGATTCCGGTGCAATATGCTCGTAGAATAATTGGACAACGAGTATATGGTGGTCAAAGTACTTATATACCCTTTAAAATTAATACCGCGGGTGTTATGCCGGTTATTTTTGCTTCATCTGTTTTAAATGTATTTGTTTTTCCCATTACAATGCTTTCTCAGAAATTTGAAATACTTAAAGTTATAACGGATGTGCTTAAAGTTAATGGTTTTTTATACAACGTGTTTACTTTTGGTTTAATTGTTTTCTTCACTTTTTTTTATACTGCGCTTGTTTTTAATCCAGTTGAGCTCGCAGATAGTATGAAGAAAAATGGCGGTTTTATCCCAGGCATAAGGCCAGGCAAGCAAACGGCAGATTTTCTTGATTATATTTTAACGAGAATAGGGCTTGTTGGAGCGATCTATTTAGGTACATTGGCATTATTGCCAAATATTCTTATGGCTCTTGTTTCGATGCCTTTTTATTTGGGTGGAACTTCATTATTAATCGTAGTTGGTGTTGCATTAGAAACATCGGCACAAATAGAGTCATATCTTTTTGATAATAAATATGAAGGATTTCTAGCATCAGGTAAGCGCATAAAAGGGGCTGTGCGATAA
- the infA gene encoding translation initiation factor IF-1, which produces MKNKQKDDVIRVDGIVKETLPNAMFRVEIEGGHIILGHVSGKMRMNYIRILPGDKVALELSPYDLTRGRIVLRYKNERS; this is translated from the coding sequence ATGAAAAATAAACAAAAAGATGATGTAATTCGTGTTGACGGAATCGTTAAGGAAACATTACCGAATGCCATGTTTCGAGTTGAAATAGAAGGCGGCCACATTATTTTGGGGCATGTTTCCGGAAAAATGCGTATGAATTATATTCGTATTTTGCCCGGTGATAAAGTTGCGTTAGAACTATCTCCTTACGATTTAACTAGGGGCAGAATAGTTTTACGATATAAAAATGAACGATCTTAA
- the map gene encoding type I methionyl aminopeptidase yields MISIKNKYAQKNMIEAGRLLAEVFFDLQSYIKPGMTTFSIDLWIGRQLKNKNLMSAMRGYMGYKYVSCISINDEVVHGIPHEARYIQPDDLVKVDVCASWNGYCADMARCFYFGNDEHVKKLIDVAMSSLDHGIAKSISTNHLSDISAAIQLTVEQYGFGVVRDFAGHGIGKKMHEDPEILNYGAPGKGPLIQNGMAFALEPMITLGNYEVFVMDDGWTVKTVDKSFAAHVEDTVLITEHGPSVITRL; encoded by the coding sequence ATGATTAGCATCAAAAATAAATATGCGCAAAAAAATATGATAGAGGCTGGAAGGCTTCTTGCCGAAGTTTTTTTTGACTTGCAGTCATACATTAAACCTGGGATGACAACATTTTCGATTGACCTTTGGATTGGTCGACAATTAAAAAATAAAAATTTAATGTCGGCAATGCGAGGATATATGGGATATAAATATGTTAGCTGCATATCTATTAATGATGAGGTTGTACATGGAATTCCGCATGAAGCGAGATATATTCAGCCTGATGATTTGGTCAAGGTAGATGTTTGTGCATCATGGAATGGTTATTGCGCTGATATGGCTCGTTGTTTTTATTTTGGCAATGACGAGCATGTTAAGAAGCTTATTGATGTTGCTATGTCTTCTTTGGATCATGGAATTGCAAAATCAATTTCAACTAATCATTTATCTGATATTTCAGCAGCCATACAGCTAACCGTTGAGCAGTATGGCTTTGGTGTCGTGCGAGACTTTGCTGGTCATGGAATTGGTAAAAAAATGCATGAGGATCCAGAGATTTTAAATTATGGTGCTCCTGGCAAGGGGCCACTGATACAAAATGGAATGGCCTTTGCGCTTGAGCCAATGATTACTTTGGGTAACTATGAAGTTTTTGTTATGGATGATGGATGGACGGTAAAGACTGTTGATAAAAGTTTTGCTGCGCATGTTGAGGATACTGTATTGATTACAGAGCATGGGCCGTCCGTGATTACAAGATTATGA
- the rpsM gene encoding 30S ribosomal protein S13 produces the protein MARIEGVNLPREKRIEYALPYVFGLGLVNSRKILTKLNINFDTRVKNLVDSEVAAIQKEVSSHYITEGDLRKEIKLNIKRLQDIGSYRGLRHKKSLPTRGQRTKTNARTRKGPRKAGSAVALKRKVTKK, from the coding sequence ATGGCTAGAATTGAAGGTGTCAATCTTCCTCGTGAAAAAAGAATTGAATACGCGCTTCCTTACGTTTTTGGTTTGGGGCTTGTAAATTCTCGTAAGATTTTGACTAAATTAAACATTAATTTTGATACGCGTGTTAAAAACCTTGTTGATAGTGAAGTTGCTGCAATACAAAAAGAAGTAAGTAGCCATTATATAACAGAAGGTGATCTTCGTAAGGAGATTAAACTGAATATCAAGCGATTGCAGGATATTGGTTCGTATCGAGGGCTTAGGCATAAAAAATCTTTGCCTACTAGAGGCCAAAGAACTAAGACAAATGCTAGAACAAGAAAAGGGCCTCGTAAGGCTGGATCTGCTGTAGCATTAAAGCGTAAAGTAACTAAGAAATAA
- a CDS encoding nucleoside monophosphate kinase: MNRDIYIFMGPPGAGKGSLAQLCTKRLGWKQLSTGNLCRYHIVMQTEIGKEIDFFIKSGKLIPDTLMIEMVKEWLLDKQNHANSCILDGFPRTVVQAKALDELLENASSGSFFVRVINMILADKTVINRLMNRLICQNSECQRVYSTGDACDDCSSILIRRIDDTHVTVEQRLVAYHKHSHELINYYSSNGKFIKELLVEQPLDEVFGQFQELIGCNNL, encoded by the coding sequence ATGAATCGAGATATCTATATTTTCATGGGACCGCCTGGAGCTGGAAAAGGATCGTTGGCTCAATTGTGCACTAAGCGATTGGGTTGGAAACAGCTTTCAACGGGAAATTTATGCCGATATCATATTGTTATGCAAACAGAAATAGGTAAAGAAATAGATTTTTTTATAAAATCTGGTAAATTAATTCCAGATACCTTAATGATTGAAATGGTAAAAGAATGGCTCTTGGATAAGCAAAATCATGCTAATTCTTGTATTTTGGATGGATTTCCAAGGACGGTTGTCCAAGCCAAGGCGCTTGATGAATTACTTGAGAATGCGAGTTCAGGGTCGTTTTTTGTAAGAGTTATTAATATGATATTGGCGGACAAAACTGTCATTAATAGATTGATGAATCGCCTGATATGTCAAAATAGTGAATGCCAAAGGGTTTATTCGACGGGCGATGCATGTGATGATTGTTCGTCGATTTTGATTCGTCGTATTGATGATACTCATGTAACGGTTGAGCAACGATTGGTGGCATATCATAAGCATTCTCATGAGCTTATCAATTATTATTCTAGTAATGGTAAGTTTATAAAAGAGCTTCTCGTTGAGCAGCCCTTGGATGAAGTATTCGGGCAGTTTCAGGAATTAATAGGTTGTAATAATTTATGA
- a CDS encoding NifU family protein encodes MNTEIVVKIEQVLNDMRPYILKDGGDITFVSFVDGIVHLKLHGACTHCAMSFYTLKLGIQERLISEVPEVKEVVADN; translated from the coding sequence ATGAATACTGAAATAGTTGTAAAAATAGAACAAGTTCTTAATGACATGCGCCCATACATTCTTAAAGATGGCGGAGATATAACATTTGTATCTTTCGTTGATGGAATTGTACATCTCAAATTGCATGGCGCATGTACTCATTGTGCGATGTCATTTTATACGCTGAAATTGGGCATTCAAGAACGCCTCATTTCAGAAGTCCCTGAAGTGAAAGAAGTCGTCGCAGATAATTAA
- the rpsK gene encoding 30S ribosomal protein S11 yields MSYKKKSKKSKRNIESAVVHVKSSFNNTIVSITTLEGDVVLRGSAGRLGFKGARKGTPFAASQIGTSLAKDMSALGIKSLEVNLNGPGSGRDSLVRALQSSGFEVSVLRDVTPLPHNGCRPAKKRRV; encoded by the coding sequence ATGTCTTATAAGAAAAAATCTAAAAAAAGCAAGCGCAATATTGAGTCGGCTGTTGTGCATGTTAAGTCAAGTTTTAACAATACAATAGTTTCTATAACAACGCTTGAGGGCGATGTTGTATTGAGAGGTAGTGCGGGTAGACTTGGATTTAAGGGTGCTCGTAAAGGGACGCCATTTGCGGCTTCTCAGATTGGCACATCGCTTGCAAAAGATATGTCGGCGCTTGGTATAAAAAGTCTTGAAGTTAATTTGAATGGTCCGGGATCGGGAAGAGATTCTCTTGTTCGAGCATTACAATCTTCAGGATTTGAAGTTTCTGTGTTAAGAGACGTAACTCCATTGCCTCATAATGGTTGTCGTCCTGCAAAGAAGCGAAGAGTTTAG
- the rpsH gene encoding 30S ribosomal protein S8, with translation MSIDAIGNFLTILRNGIMSSKPHVIAPYSRIKHTIAEILHNEGFIKSIDIINVDNSKKNIKITLKYVDGECALHCIDRVSKLSRRVYKGINNLDPVIGGLGISILTTNKGVITHRQARQLGVGGEVICTVW, from the coding sequence ATGTCCATTGATGCAATTGGAAATTTTTTGACTATACTACGTAATGGTATTATGAGCTCTAAGCCTCATGTAATTGCTCCGTATTCCCGTATTAAGCATACTATTGCTGAAATACTTCATAATGAAGGGTTTATTAAGAGTATTGATATTATTAATGTAGATAATAGCAAAAAAAATATAAAAATTACGCTCAAATATGTTGATGGCGAATGCGCGCTTCATTGTATAGATCGTGTAAGTAAATTGAGCCGCCGTGTTTATAAGGGTATAAATAATTTGGACCCTGTAATTGGTGGGCTTGGAATATCAATATTAACAACTAATAAAGGTGTTATTACTCACAGGCAGGCGCGCCAACTAGGTGTGGGCGGCGAAGTAATTTGCACGGTATGGTAA
- the rpsD gene encoding 30S ribosomal protein S4, with amino-acid sequence MEKKTTGMTDRSEKKERSTKRARKLTEYGRQLEEKQKVKHMYGMRERQFRRFFAQATRSQEATGDTLLSLLERRLDNVVFRLKLSATRAQARQIVVHGHIYVNGIRVYSPSFLTSINDEIGLAPLVHNKVGLLEQVVDKRLNTGIKVPEWLELDKKGRKGRVLRYPVKNDIQTAIDDYLIVELYSK; translated from the coding sequence ATGGAAAAGAAAACAACTGGTATGACTGATCGCTCTGAGAAAAAAGAACGTTCAACAAAGCGTGCTCGTAAACTTACTGAGTATGGTCGTCAATTAGAAGAAAAACAAAAAGTTAAGCATATGTATGGTATGCGTGAGCGACAATTTAGACGTTTTTTTGCACAGGCGACCAGAAGCCAAGAGGCAACTGGGGATACATTATTAAGTTTGTTAGAACGTAGACTTGATAACGTTGTATTTCGTTTAAAGCTTTCTGCAACGCGTGCACAGGCTCGTCAAATTGTTGTACACGGACATATTTATGTCAATGGAATTAGAGTTTATTCTCCTTCATTCCTTACATCTATTAATGATGAAATAGGTTTGGCTCCATTAGTTCATAACAAAGTTGGTTTATTGGAGCAGGTTGTAGACAAGCGACTTAATACAGGGATTAAGGTTCCTGAGTGGTTAGAGTTGGATAAAAAGGGACGCAAGGGACGAGTTCTTCGCTATCCTGTTAAAAATGACATTCAAACTGCCATCGATGATTATCTCATTGTAGAGTTGTATTCTAAATAA
- the rplF gene encoding 50S ribosomal protein L6, with product MSKIGRKPINIGNVAVEIKGQEVHYKGKKSSGVHILPDILVVRLIEKNIVLTPQRKTNETNKVWGLHRALLANAIIGADVGFEKQLRIIGLGFKAIAKGNQLQFSLGYSHKIDFPLAEEVAVEIDKTGQLLTFKSYDKNILGLVCSKIRALRSPEPYKGTGIQYVGEVIIRKTGKAKAS from the coding sequence ATGTCAAAGATTGGCAGAAAGCCTATTAATATAGGTAACGTAGCAGTAGAAATTAAGGGGCAAGAAGTTCATTATAAGGGTAAAAAATCCTCCGGTGTTCATATTCTTCCCGATATTTTGGTGGTGCGTCTTATAGAAAAAAATATTGTATTGACTCCTCAAAGAAAGACAAACGAGACCAATAAGGTGTGGGGATTGCATAGAGCTTTATTGGCAAATGCGATTATCGGAGCTGATGTGGGTTTTGAAAAACAGCTTCGCATTATTGGTTTAGGGTTTAAGGCCATAGCAAAAGGTAATCAATTGCAATTTTCCTTAGGGTATAGTCATAAAATTGATTTTCCATTAGCTGAAGAAGTAGCTGTTGAAATAGATAAGACGGGTCAGTTGTTGACATTTAAGTCTTATGATAAAAATATTTTGGGTTTAGTATGTAGCAAAATTCGCGCATTGAGATCTCCTGAGCCTTATAAGGGAACTGGTATTCAATATGTTGGCGAGGTCATTATTCGTAAGACTGGAAAAGCTAAAGCTTCATAA
- a CDS encoding ankyrin repeat domain-containing protein codes for MSKYFFILAYLGSAMHLFSMDNLEKQFFKWAKNGKPDDLETFIDRVDINSRKPGTHETPLIVAAYNGHEQNVKKLLEIPETEVDAQDVFGDTALHNAVNWHYIRHQKTMLRLLGAGIDFSIKNNNRKTAFETLLAQPQIYQKLFNLTREDYRQMVNVFERYLSAESMCYRCCVCGENIDDSTRFQLLCGHNQFHTHCITHMNDAAKCPICDEFNLSLNP; via the coding sequence ATGTCAAAATATTTTTTTATACTTGCCTATTTAGGCAGCGCAATGCATCTTTTTTCCATGGACAACCTAGAAAAACAATTTTTTAAATGGGCTAAAAATGGAAAACCTGACGATCTAGAAACGTTTATTGATAGGGTTGATATTAACAGTAGAAAACCAGGAACTCACGAAACTCCTTTAATTGTTGCAGCGTATAATGGACACGAACAAAATGTAAAAAAATTACTAGAAATACCAGAAACAGAAGTTGATGCGCAGGATGTATTTGGAGACACAGCACTTCACAATGCAGTCAATTGGCATTATATTCGTCATCAAAAAACGATGCTCCGATTATTAGGAGCCGGCATAGATTTTTCTATAAAAAATAACAATAGAAAAACGGCGTTCGAGACACTTTTAGCACAACCACAAATATATCAAAAATTATTTAATCTCACCCGCGAGGATTATAGGCAGATGGTCAATGTCTTCGAAAGATATCTTTCTGCAGAAAGCATGTGCTATCGCTGTTGTGTCTGCGGAGAAAATATAGATGATTCAACCCGCTTTCAACTACTGTGCGGCCACAATCAATTTCATACTCATTGCATAACGCATATGAATGATGCCGCAAAATGCCCCATCTGCGACGAATTCAATCTCTCCCTCAACCCATAA
- a CDS encoding NUDIX hydrolase produces MTRQKFPRVGVGVLVIQDNKLLLAKRKNAHGVGTWSPPGGHLEFGETVEHCAARELFEETGLIADSIETLSWVNTIFEQEQKHYITIFTLVTQFSGSPEIKEPDKAEFWKWFDINQLPEPLFAPVATFFEQKKINNLQAYK; encoded by the coding sequence ATGACACGACAAAAATTTCCGAGAGTTGGAGTTGGGGTCTTGGTAATACAAGACAACAAGCTCCTGCTCGCCAAGCGTAAAAATGCTCATGGTGTAGGCACATGGTCGCCGCCGGGTGGGCATCTAGAATTTGGAGAAACCGTAGAGCACTGCGCAGCGCGGGAACTGTTTGAAGAAACTGGATTAATAGCCGATAGCATAGAGACATTGTCCTGGGTGAACACTATTTTCGAGCAAGAACAGAAGCATTACATTACTATTTTTACACTTGTGACGCAGTTTTCCGGCTCGCCGGAAATTAAAGAACCGGACAAGGCTGAATTCTGGAAATGGTTTGATATTAATCAATTACCAGAACCATTATTTGCCCCCGTCGCAACATTCTTCGAACAGAAAAAAATTAACAATCTACAAGCATATAAATAA
- the rplO gene encoding 50S ribosomal protein L15 has translation MLTLNNLVSSGKKRKRIGRGGSRGGTSGRGHQGQGSRSGGSVGVAYEGGQMPLTRRLPKYGFNNAAFRKEFTIVNLDLLNKLFNDGDQVSIEKLVEKRIIKKSDKQPLKVLGRGALSKKLFIHAHAWSKSAEEAIKNCGGEIHVIKEM, from the coding sequence ATGTTAACTCTTAATAATCTTGTTTCTTCTGGGAAAAAAAGAAAACGTATAGGCCGAGGCGGTAGTCGCGGCGGAACTTCTGGTCGAGGCCATCAAGGACAGGGATCTCGTTCTGGTGGTAGTGTTGGTGTTGCTTATGAGGGCGGTCAAATGCCTTTGACTCGTCGTTTGCCAAAGTATGGCTTTAATAATGCGGCCTTCAGAAAAGAATTTACTATAGTAAATCTTGATTTGTTAAATAAATTATTTAATGATGGTGATCAAGTTTCGATTGAAAAATTAGTAGAAAAGAGAATAATTAAAAAAAGCGATAAGCAACCTCTCAAGGTTTTGGGTAGGGGCGCTTTGAGTAAAAAATTGTTTATTCATGCACATGCGTGGAGCAAAAGTGCTGAAGAGGCTATTAAAAATTGTGGTGGAGAGATACACGTAATTAAGGAGATGTAA
- the rplR gene encoding 50S ribosomal protein L18, which produces MSVQRKIKKRAERRVLRVRNRFDGRLPRVSVFRSLNHIYAQVIDDNLHKTIVSCSSLELENVLSAKDKTSKARAVGLELALRALKNGVNVVAFDRGNKLYHGRIKSLAEGLKEGGITI; this is translated from the coding sequence ATGTCAGTACAACGAAAAATTAAAAAAAGAGCTGAGCGACGCGTTCTCAGAGTGCGCAATCGATTTGATGGTCGTTTGCCGAGAGTAAGTGTATTCAGAAGTCTTAATCATATTTATGCTCAGGTTATAGATGATAACCTTCATAAGACAATAGTTAGCTGTTCTTCGTTAGAATTAGAAAATGTATTATCAGCAAAAGATAAGACATCAAAGGCGCGTGCAGTTGGGCTTGAACTGGCTCTACGTGCTTTAAAGAATGGCGTTAACGTTGTTGCTTTTGACCGAGGAAATAAGTTATATCATGGCCGCATTAAGTCTCTCGCAGAAGGGCTTAAAGAAGGCGGAATTACCATCTAA
- a CDS encoding CYTH domain-containing protein, giving the protein MNIEYELRYYAINKQEIIKRLQEISAELYETEFLMKRKVYHLAPGKWLRVREEHDAITITLKQITDSAAIDGTQEIEIDIHDKAHTDIKQVFYLFDNMGFASSCYQENYRETWKLDRVKVTIDRWPGLDTLVEIEGPNAESVHDVSVALQLEEKSTCNTTDGAIKNNFKGSIADIYQHVYNISLEQFHEIKHVSFDAVDKLFL; this is encoded by the coding sequence ATGAACATAGAATATGAACTACGTTACTACGCTATAAATAAACAAGAGATCATTAAACGATTACAAGAAATTTCGGCAGAATTGTATGAAACTGAATTTCTTATGAAAAGAAAAGTATACCATCTAGCTCCAGGCAAATGGCTACGGGTACGTGAAGAGCATGATGCGATAACAATCACCTTAAAACAAATAACTGATTCTGCCGCCATTGATGGAACGCAAGAAATAGAAATTGATATACACGACAAAGCACATACAGATATTAAGCAAGTCTTTTATCTGTTCGATAATATGGGTTTTGCATCATCGTGTTATCAAGAAAATTATAGAGAAACCTGGAAGCTGGACAGAGTCAAAGTAACCATAGATAGATGGCCGGGACTCGATACGCTAGTAGAAATAGAAGGCCCCAACGCAGAAAGCGTCCATGATGTGTCAGTTGCTTTGCAATTAGAAGAAAAAAGCACCTGTAATACTACAGATGGTGCCATAAAAAATAATTTTAAAGGCAGCATTGCAGATATATATCAACACGTCTATAACATATCGCTAGAACAATTTCATGAGATTAAGCATGTATCCTTCGACGCAGTAGACAAGCTTTTTTTGTAG
- the rpsE gene encoding 30S ribosomal protein S5, which translates to MIKKMAERSEKDFVDTVVSVNRVTKVTKGGKRFQFSAFVVSGDQQGKVGIGLGKSREVSSAIAKATARARKSMIQVTIRGTTVPFDVQGRHGATNVIIRSAYKGTGLIAGGAVRAVMNAIGVKDVLAKSIGPSRCGQNLVKATLNALSKCRSAERLAYLRGKSVTEITKGNHVNS; encoded by the coding sequence ATGATTAAAAAAATGGCTGAAAGATCAGAAAAAGATTTTGTTGATACGGTAGTGAGCGTAAATCGCGTAACAAAGGTTACCAAGGGTGGAAAGAGATTTCAATTTTCAGCCTTTGTCGTGTCCGGTGATCAGCAAGGAAAAGTTGGAATTGGTTTAGGAAAAAGTCGAGAAGTGTCTTCTGCGATTGCAAAGGCAACTGCTCGTGCTCGTAAGAGTATGATTCAAGTAACAATAAGAGGGACAACGGTACCATTTGATGTTCAAGGTCGTCATGGCGCTACCAATGTTATTATTCGTTCGGCATATAAAGGAACAGGGCTTATCGCTGGTGGTGCTGTCCGAGCTGTAATGAATGCTATTGGCGTTAAAGATGTATTGGCAAAATCAATAGGACCGTCTCGCTGTGGTCAAAATCTTGTGAAGGCAACACTGAATGCATTGTCCAAGTGTCGGTCGGCTGAGCGGTTGGCGTATTTGCGTGGAAAATCAGTAACAGAAATAACCAAGGGCAACCATGTTAACTCTTAA
- the rplQ gene encoding 50S ribosomal protein L17, with translation MNHQNGRKKLNLNPAHKRSLMRNQAMILITHGTLTSTKARIKEVRRFAEKLVTLAREGNTFNARRRAKALLPYKEEVLVKLFTEIAPRYVQRPGGYTRIIPLGKRMSDTATMAKLEWVL, from the coding sequence ATGAATCATCAAAACGGTAGAAAAAAATTAAATCTAAATCCTGCCCATAAGCGTTCATTGATGCGTAATCAGGCTATGATTTTAATTACGCATGGTACATTGACGTCAACAAAGGCTCGTATTAAAGAAGTACGACGCTTTGCTGAAAAGCTTGTTACTCTTGCGCGTGAAGGTAATACTTTTAACGCACGTCGTAGAGCAAAAGCTTTATTGCCGTACAAAGAAGAAGTTTTGGTAAAATTGTTTACTGAAATTGCTCCACGTTATGTGCAACGTCCAGGTGGCTATACACGCATTATACCATTGGGAAAACGTATGAGTGATACAGCTACCATGGCTAAATTAGAATGGGTGCTGTAG